A region of the Planktothrix tepida PCC 9214 genome:
AGGCTAAATCTTCTTTTCCCTTGCCCAAATTTGCCCTCAATTGAATTCCGAATCTTTTCATCGTCTAACGCCTGCTTCTTAGTAGCTTCACTCAGATTTACTGGGGGTCTCCCTAACGGAGGGCCACTGATTCTAATTCCTCTTTCTTTACACCAAGCTCGGTTGTCTCTAGTTCGGTAAATTTTATCTACATGGACTGACTCAGGATAATACCCCGTATATTCTTTAAAAGCCTCTATTTGTGCTTTTAA
Encoded here:
- a CDS encoding transposase, yielding LKAQIEAFKEYTGYYPESVHVDKIYRTRDNRAWCKERGIRISGPPLGRPPVNLSEATKKQALDDEKIRNSIEGKFGQGKRRFSL